In Zingiber officinale cultivar Zhangliang chromosome 9B, Zo_v1.1, whole genome shotgun sequence, the genomic window aatcaaccaatcgattgtgTAGCCTTCGTGAAAAGAAACAGAAGCTCGAATCGATTAATGGATCGATTGATGAGTTCAATCGATTAAAGCTCGAGCacaatcgattgagattcaaataaaataattttcaccGTTGATCTGGAGTTAGTAGCGCTCAAGGAATAATTCCGAATCGATCGGAGATTTACCCCAATCGATTCACGGCAGCATCTCCATGAGAAACGACTATATTTCGAAGACGTTTAAAAGGAGCGTGTCAACGAAAAAACTTGCTCTTGCTTGCAAACACTGTTCAATtgctctcaagtgctcaagatcaACTCAAGCTCTCCTCCTTGCTTAATTTTGAAGCTactcaagagcaagaagaagctatttcaaaatttgtaatcttctccttcttccttgttgtgagctatttcttttgagagcgagagctgtaaatcttgtaaggtttttCCACTTTCGGCGTAATTCAAAGAAGGAGAGGTTCTATAGTAGAAGGGTGactgtggtgtggatccttggattagtcacctctttgaGAAGATGAGTACTAAGTAAATACAAAAAGTTAGCGTTGCCTTCAAATTTCTGTTGTGCaaaatcaagtcaatcaagaaaTCAAAGTGAGTCATTCATCCCCCTCTAATTCAACCGGTCCTAACATtttccgtcttcatcctccggaAAGTTTCATCCGAATGCTGACATTACCCTGTCCACAGAGTCCGACTTGGCAAAGAATGGTTCGACAGGAGCCGATTCGACAGAAGCCAATTCGATAGGAGAAGATCCGACAGAAGCCGACCTTGACAGAGCTGACTTACTGCACGTTCAACTTACCAAAGGAGCCCAGCTGTAGACAGGAGTCAGCCCATTCTCTATTCTCAAACTGGATTAGAAGCAATATGACATCATATTCATTGTTCTACACACAAATGATGCAATTTTAAACAACTCTACACCTCCAcctgtatatataaaaaaagaggaaatctaaaaaaaaaaaaaagaggaaatctaaaaaaaaagaaccctgtaaaataaaaaaataggaaGAGAATAGACTATATGAAATTCACAAATTTAGAGTGTATGCAACATAAAATGTTCACCTCGATCCCAAGTCCAGATGAAAAAAGTTAAAAGTTGTATTAAATTATTAGTTAACGTCAAACAGACAAATATTATATTAATAGATCCATCAAACTGTTATATTCATGCTAGATTATTTTTCGAATAGAACGTAATATAGAACTCAACTATAACATCTATCTCGGTAATAACTCATTACAACTttcataaaatttaaatctaGTATTAAATATAAAGAGTTCTCGACTTTATATAGTATAATAATGTTtggttattattttatatataaatacaTGATAAGGCTTCtagtttttagtttttcaaattaccAAAAAGCTAATGTCATTGATAAAGTCATATTTATAAAGTAACATAAGtcatagtaaataataacaatGTTAAGTCTGAGGCCATATCCATCAACACAGATGTAATTTATTATTTCTTCAGCCGATCCAAATTTGACACAAAGCCAAAGaggaaaaaataagaaaagagaaaacatTTACCAGCAATGATGAATGATACTAATGAAGTAAGGTTTCTTATCGTCAAAACTCCAACAAACTCCAACAGTGCAGCGTGGGGGCTCCGTGTGATTGTTGATGGCCTCGCTATTGACGCATGGCTACCTCACCTAGACACGAGGCTTGTACAAATCAAGAAGAACCTGCGGCTTTGCAATCcaatttttttctcttcctccatTTTCTTTAATCAcattccttttattttattttctattaattacTTTTCTTTCATACTAATTTCTTTCcccctttcctttttttttccctttctcctCTTGGCATTATGTTATATTTTTTCCATTcctttctactaattaattacttTCCCTTCCCCtttcatatttattttctactaattcttttcatttttctttttcactatttttttctcctttattttattttttttccccttcattttgaatttttttaatgttcCTTTTTATCCTAATTTACCAGAATCTTTgcatttccaatttttttttcactAAGATTTTTCCcataaagattaaaaaaataaatataatatactattattggattaaatttaaaatcgaattatttttaatcttataatataattcatatcattttatatttaaaaataaagaaactGCATCGATATTATAAGATATAATATGGACATACCATATAATATCAATACCGTATCATTTGGATCATAAAACATAATTTTGATaccaatcaaaattttaaatctcGAATAGTACAAATCTATGATCTAACCAGcttaattaattaacataaatagttttaaacctatgaaaaattaaagaaCACAATGTGTCCTAAAATAAGTTAGAACTCAGGAAGCACAACGAGAAGCAAACCACTATCACAATAATCTTCTTCTAATGAACAAGGAAGACAACTAGAAGACATCTTAAGGAGAGTCTTAGCAATAAATTTAATACTATGAAAGGATAAAAGTAAGATTGCACTTGTCACTATGTAATCACAATAGCACTCTGACAAAGGGTTGAAAAAAtcttcaaattaaaataaaacttttatcaaGAAGAAAAAAGAGCACGTTTCGAGATTATAATAATACCCCCCAGTACTTAGCTCAAGGATACCAATTCCAAATGTGATAAACAGCAGCGGCCGTTTTTATAAATCTCAACATTCCGTTCAACGTTTTTGCACACTTTCATGGAAGTGAAAAGACTTGCAATGCCATAGAAGAACCATCTTAACAATCAGATCCAATCCAAGTCTAAAACACAGCAACACATTTCCAGCATCTAGTAtactaaacaaataaaaaaaactgaGAATTAGCCAACAAAATTTTCTTAACAAATCCAACATTAAAAACCAACATCCCAATGTGGCAAGTCATATTCCACTTTAAACAAATTCAACAGCAATATCACCTCAGCTCCATTTCCTTTGTCATTCAGTCgactccttcctcttcctcttcttcctctttcttccatAACTTGTTTCTGCCCTTATTTCTTCAGGAGCAACAACTTCAACTTCCTTTTCTGCATCAGAAACTATATTTGCTGTACTTGATAAATCATCAAATGATTCATCACTAATATCATTTCCCAGTAAAAAAGGTTCATTCTCTCTAAATGTATCAATGAAATCTGTAATGATGCTCAGTAATAATTCATTTTCTTGTTCGAGTTCCTTCAGTATTCTATCATAATCCATCTTTAATGCTTTATGTCTGCTCAATCTTTTTCGCAGTTTATCAATCCGGCATAAATGTTGTTTTTCTACTTCTTCATATTGCTCGATTTTAGGTTTTAATCTCTCGTCCCAGTTTGTGAAACTTGTGATAGTCTCTGACAGATATGTATTGAAATCTGTAAGCTGAAATTCTTCTACAGCTATATTTTCAACAAAAGAATATGTCAatataaaacaaataaacaattctagaacatgtatcaatacaacaaaaattaattttattaatcaaaaatcaaaatttgttgACTCTATACAAAAGTGATAAGTGGTAAATATATCTGAATCCAAAGACTAAATATGGATTAACACCATTTAGAATTGGAATTGATTAAACTACACTTGCACCTCTTCATCAATTAAACTCATCATATCCATAATCCTCATTAGCAAATCTCTTTGAGTTGTAAACTCAACTTCTTTATGAAAAGAAAATGCTTAACCTTCAATAAAACAAAGCTTCTTATTATTTCTAAATCGAGGCTAAATTTCCCAGTTTGGTTCTACGCTTAACGGTTACAATTATGATAAGCAATTCTAAGGTAAAAAGAGATCGTCTTGTAGATATAATTAATTATGTTTGTCACACTTGGTATTAGGTAGAATATTGAAAAAAACTAACTATTATAATGCATCTAATTATATAATTCTTTGTATGATACAACATATCTTCATGGACTGGGGATACTACGTTGTCTATTTGTTTTATTGGTTGCAAGGGTTTGATGGTTTACTATTAAGAAACTCTATTCCTGTTCAAAGTGTTTTAAATGAAACAATAAAAACTAAATGTTATCAGAACTTTCAACTTCTAGAATTGCAAGGTATTCTTTAACTTTACTAGAAGGTTACAAGTTCAAGAAACAATTAGCCGAAGTTTATGAGAATTACTATGTGCCTAAGACAACATATGATCTATCAATCTATTTACCTTATCTTTCTTTTTAAATGGCTTTCTTTCTGTTTCTTGTCCTTCCTTTTTCTTAATTCCATAGAAATATAAGAAAACTGACACTGAAAGCCATCATT contains:
- the LOC122022545 gene encoding uncharacterized protein LOC122022545 isoform X1, whose translation is MGSNSTPAAVEEFQLTDFNTYLSETITSFTNWDERLKPKIEQYEEVEKQHLCRIDKLRKRLSRHKALKMDYDRILKELEQENELLLSIITDFIDTFRENEPFLLGNDISDESFDDLSSTANIVSDAEKEVEVVAPEEIRAETSYGRKRKKRKRKESTE